A single Comamonas sp. NLF-1-9 DNA region contains:
- the metW gene encoding methionine biosynthesis protein MetW → MSDHSTMQSIARLVPEGSRVLDLGCGDGALLELLTRERGCSGYGIEIADANVLACVRRGVDVIQLNLDEGLAMFADNSFDVVLQIDTLQHLRNAEVMLQETARVGRSAVVAFPNFAHWPNRLSILRGRMPVTRRLPYQWYDTPNIRVGTFKDFELLARRNKLRILDAFGLEEGREVRTWPNLLASTAVFRFEHD, encoded by the coding sequence ATGAGCGATCACTCCACCATGCAAAGCATCGCGCGGCTGGTGCCCGAGGGCAGCCGCGTGCTCGATCTGGGCTGCGGCGACGGCGCCCTGCTGGAGCTGCTCACGCGCGAGCGCGGCTGCAGCGGCTACGGCATAGAGATCGCCGATGCCAACGTGCTCGCCTGCGTGCGCCGCGGGGTCGACGTGATCCAGCTCAACCTGGACGAAGGCCTGGCGATGTTCGCTGACAACAGCTTCGACGTGGTGCTGCAGATCGACACGCTGCAACACCTGCGCAACGCCGAGGTCATGCTGCAAGAGACCGCGCGCGTGGGCCGCAGCGCCGTCGTCGCCTTCCCCAACTTCGCGCACTGGCCCAACCGCCTGTCCATCCTGCGCGGCAGGATGCCGGTCACCCGCCGCCTGCCCTATCAGTGGTACGACACGCCCAACATCCGCGTGGGCACCTTCAAGGACTTCGAGCTGCTGGCGCGGCGCAACAAGCTGCGCATCCTGGACGCCTTTGGCCTGGAAGAAGGCCGCGAGGTGCGCACCTGGCCCAATCTGCTGGCCAGCACCGCGGTCTTTCGCTTCGAGCACGACTGA
- a CDS encoding carboxymuconolactone decarboxylase family protein, translated as MHEQRLDYTKAAPEAFKALLNTEMQVHKSGLESSLIELVKMRASQINGCGYCLDMHSKDAIADGETVQRLVLLSAWREAPYFYSERERAALAWTEAITQISTLGVPDALYEEVRQHFDEKGIVDLTLAVIAINGWNRMAVAFRSKVGDYVSQRGKQ; from the coding sequence ATGCACGAACAACGTCTGGACTACACCAAGGCAGCGCCCGAAGCCTTCAAGGCCTTGCTCAACACCGAGATGCAGGTGCACAAGAGCGGGCTGGAGAGCTCGCTGATCGAGCTCGTGAAGATGCGCGCCTCGCAGATCAACGGCTGCGGCTACTGCCTGGACATGCACAGCAAGGATGCGATCGCCGACGGCGAAACCGTGCAGCGCCTGGTGCTGCTTTCCGCCTGGCGCGAGGCCCCCTACTTCTACAGCGAGCGCGAGCGCGCCGCCCTGGCCTGGACCGAGGCTATCACGCAAATTTCCACGCTGGGCGTGCCCGACGCGTTGTACGAAGAGGTGCGCCAGCACTTCGACGAAAAAGGCATCGTCGATCTGACGCTTGCGGTGATCGCGATCAACGGCTGGAACCGCATGGCCGTCGCGTTTCGCTCCAAGGTGGGCGACTACGTGAGCCAGCGCGGCAAGCAATAG
- a CDS encoding amidohydrolase: protein MIRSLFLAASCALAITAHAAGADYVLRNAKVYTVNSDQPWAQALAVRGKDIVYVGKDDDAALKAHIGADTRVVDLQGKMVVPGFIDSHIHPLLSSFMTAGADLQYETREQMLRALQDYAREHPTGLVSGFGWRTDMFGPEGPDRRELDRIFPDRPAYMLNIDYHSMWFNSRALELVGVDRNTKDPAPGFAFWQRDKDGEPTGYAVEPATYMEALNKLVPLTPETFGAYAAKWMPKAAAAGLTGGFDAGVPPVADQGELLSSYLKLEQRGELLLRLGVSYATRGPQDPPPLPGLRAVQKRIHSELVHVAALKIMGDGTEGGWTAAMLEPYADKPETRGATTFATAQFHALIAEADKAGVNVHVHCDGDACTRTVLDAVEAAIAANPPRDRRHTICHLVSIDPADVPRFGKLGVLAQVGVNWATADPDTLGVLRQRLGAQRFEHNLYPARALVESGARVTLGTDWAAAGYFSTYKPLDVIQIGMTRQLIGKPDAPILEPKSQRMTLAQMLKGYTLDPAYQIGLDKLVGSLEVGKRADLVVLERNLFEVAPHDIHKVAVVATMMNGRLTHGSLGAAAR, encoded by the coding sequence ATGATCCGTTCTCTCTTCCTGGCGGCGTCTTGCGCGCTTGCCATCACTGCGCATGCGGCCGGGGCCGACTACGTGCTGCGCAATGCCAAGGTCTATACCGTCAACTCCGACCAGCCCTGGGCCCAGGCGCTGGCGGTGCGCGGCAAGGACATCGTCTACGTCGGCAAGGACGACGACGCGGCGCTCAAGGCGCACATCGGCGCGGACACCCGGGTGGTGGATCTGCAGGGCAAGATGGTCGTGCCCGGCTTCATCGACAGCCACATCCATCCGCTGCTGAGCAGCTTCATGACCGCCGGCGCCGATCTGCAGTACGAGACGCGTGAGCAGATGCTGCGCGCGCTGCAAGACTATGCGCGCGAGCATCCCACGGGGCTGGTGAGCGGCTTTGGCTGGCGCACCGACATGTTCGGCCCCGAGGGGCCGGACCGGCGCGAGCTCGATCGCATCTTCCCGGACCGCCCGGCCTACATGCTCAACATCGACTACCACAGCATGTGGTTCAACAGCCGCGCGCTGGAGCTGGTGGGCGTGGACCGCAACACCAAGGACCCCGCGCCGGGTTTTGCCTTCTGGCAACGCGACAAGGACGGCGAGCCGACCGGCTACGCCGTCGAGCCCGCCACCTACATGGAGGCGCTGAACAAGCTGGTGCCGCTCACGCCCGAGACCTTTGGCGCCTATGCGGCCAAATGGATGCCCAAGGCGGCCGCCGCGGGGCTCACCGGCGGCTTTGATGCCGGCGTGCCGCCGGTGGCCGACCAGGGCGAGCTGTTGTCGTCCTACCTCAAGCTGGAGCAGCGCGGCGAGCTGCTGCTGCGCCTGGGCGTCTCCTACGCCACGCGCGGCCCGCAAGACCCGCCGCCCTTGCCCGGGCTGCGCGCGGTGCAAAAGCGCATCCACTCCGAACTGGTGCACGTGGCGGCGCTCAAGATCATGGGCGACGGCACCGAAGGCGGCTGGACCGCGGCGATGCTCGAGCCCTATGCCGACAAGCCCGAGACGCGCGGCGCAACCACTTTTGCTACCGCGCAGTTCCACGCGCTCATTGCCGAGGCGGACAAGGCCGGCGTCAACGTGCACGTGCACTGCGACGGCGACGCCTGCACGCGTACCGTGCTCGACGCGGTGGAGGCGGCGATCGCGGCCAACCCGCCGCGCGACCGGCGCCACACCATCTGCCATCTGGTAAGCATTGACCCGGCCGACGTGCCGCGCTTTGGCAAGCTCGGGGTGCTGGCCCAGGTGGGCGTGAACTGGGCCACGGCCGACCCCGACACCCTGGGCGTGCTGCGCCAGCGCCTGGGCGCGCAGCGCTTTGAGCACAACCTCTATCCGGCGCGCGCGCTGGTCGAGTCGGGCGCGCGCGTGACGCTCGGAACCGACTGGGCTGCGGCTGGCTACTTTTCTACCTACAAGCCGCTGGACGTGATCCAGATCGGCATGACGCGCCAGCTCATAGGCAAACCCGACGCGCCCATCCTCGAGCCCAAGAGCCAGCGCATGACGCTCGCGCAAATGCTCAAGGGCTATACGCTGGACCCGGCCTATCAGATCGGTCTGGACAAGCTCGTGGGCTCGCTCGAAGTGGGCAAGCGCGCCGACCTGGTGGTGCTCGAGCGCAATCTGTTTGAGGTCGCGCCGCACGACATCCACAAGGTGGCGGTGGTGGCGACGATGATGAACGGGCGCCTGACGCACGGCAGCCTCGGCGCCGCCGCGCGCTGA
- a CDS encoding multidrug efflux SMR transporter produces the protein MQSWWYIMIAIVGEVLGTSALKSANSFTNPLPSLVVVVGYGLAFYFLSLALKTIPVGLAYAVWAGLGIVLVALIAWVVHGQALDAWAFLGIALIVAGVLVLNLLSKTSVH, from the coding sequence ATGCAAAGCTGGTGGTACATCATGATTGCCATCGTCGGCGAAGTCCTTGGCACATCGGCGCTCAAGTCGGCCAACAGCTTCACCAACCCGCTGCCCTCGCTGGTGGTGGTCGTCGGCTATGGCCTGGCCTTTTATTTTCTTTCGCTCGCGCTCAAGACCATCCCCGTGGGCCTGGCCTATGCGGTCTGGGCGGGGCTGGGCATCGTGCTGGTCGCGCTGATCGCCTGGGTGGTGCACGGCCAGGCGCTCGATGCCTGGGCCTTCCTCGGCATTGCGCTCATCGTCGCCGGGGTGCTGGTGCTCAACCTCTTGTCCAAGACCAGCGTGCATTGA
- a CDS encoding class II glutamine amidotransferase codes for MCQLLGMNANTPTDLTFSFTGFARRAGQTADHVDGWGVAFFEGRGLRHFVDHQRALDSPVAELIRRYPIKSRNVIAHIRKATQGEVNLANCHPFVRELWGRYWVFAHNGDLKDFRPRLHAGFHPVGTTDSEHAFCWLMQELAKSHAGVPSVAELTLTLRELAARIAPRGTFNFLLSNGQALWAHASTELHYIERRHPFAVAQLSDEELSVDFATCTTASDRVAVIATAPLTRNENWTRLAPASLRVFADGQCLAH; via the coding sequence ATGTGCCAGCTGCTCGGCATGAACGCCAACACCCCCACGGACCTGACCTTCAGCTTCACCGGCTTTGCCCGGCGCGCCGGCCAGACGGCCGACCACGTCGACGGCTGGGGCGTGGCCTTCTTCGAGGGCCGCGGGCTGCGGCATTTCGTCGACCATCAAAGAGCGCTGGACTCGCCCGTGGCCGAGCTCATACGCCGCTACCCGATCAAGAGCCGCAACGTGATCGCGCACATCCGCAAGGCCACGCAGGGCGAGGTGAACCTGGCCAATTGCCACCCCTTCGTGCGCGAACTCTGGGGGCGCTACTGGGTGTTTGCGCACAACGGCGACCTGAAGGACTTTCGTCCGCGCCTGCATGCGGGCTTTCACCCCGTGGGCACGACGGACAGCGAGCACGCCTTCTGCTGGCTGATGCAGGAGCTGGCCAAGTCGCACGCCGGCGTGCCCAGCGTGGCCGAGCTCACGCTCACGCTGCGCGAGCTGGCGGCCCGGATTGCGCCGCGGGGCACGTTCAATTTTCTGCTCTCCAACGGCCAGGCGCTGTGGGCCCACGCCAGCACCGAGCTGCACTACATCGAGCGGCGCCACCCCTTTGCCGTGGCGCAGCTCAGCGACGAGGAGTTGAGCGTGGACTTCGCCACCTGCACCACCGCCAGCGACCGCGTGGCGGTGATTGCCACCGCGCCGCTCACGCGCAACGAAAACTGGACGCGCCTGGCGCCCGCCAGCCTGCGGGTCTTCGCCGACGGGCAGTGCCTCGCGCACTGA
- a CDS encoding Re/Si-specific NAD(P)(+) transhydrogenase subunit alpha, producing the protein MMLIGVPAETLAGEKRVATVPEVVEKLIKLGFSVAVQSGAGEAASFSDEAYRAAGAQVLPDAATLWARSDIVLKVRPPTGAEAAHLREGSTLIGFIWPAQNPQLMEQLAGKKATVLAIDCLPRTLSRAQKMDALTSTAGVSGYRAVIEAANAFGRFFNGQITAAGKVPPARVFIAGAGVAGLAAIGTAANLGAVVRANDTRAEVADQVKSLGGEFVKVDYEEEGSGGGGYAKVMSEGFQAAQRQMYASEVKSADIVITTALIPGKPAPKLITAEMVQSMKPGSVIVDMAGEQGGNCELTVPGEAVVRHGVTIIGYTDLASRLARQSSTLYATNLLRLMEELCKAKDGVAVVNMEDDAIRGLTVIKEGEITWPAPPLKLAPPPAHKAATAPAPEKKSAHGSGAPMSGKALSIVFAVLALLFWAIGAYAPAAFLGHFTVFVLACFIGYMVVWNVTPSLHTPLMSVTNAISSIIAIGALIQIAPPGMGENGRPDTLILWLAFAALVLTGINMFGGFAVTRRMLAMFRK; encoded by the coding sequence ATGATGCTGATAGGAGTGCCCGCCGAAACACTGGCTGGTGAAAAACGCGTGGCCACCGTGCCCGAGGTCGTGGAGAAACTCATCAAGCTGGGTTTTTCCGTGGCGGTGCAGTCGGGCGCGGGCGAGGCCGCGAGTTTCAGTGACGAAGCCTACCGCGCGGCGGGGGCGCAGGTGCTGCCCGACGCCGCCACGCTCTGGGCCCGGTCCGACATCGTCTTGAAGGTGCGCCCGCCCACCGGGGCCGAAGCCGCCCACTTGCGCGAAGGCAGCACCTTGATCGGCTTCATCTGGCCGGCGCAGAACCCGCAGCTCATGGAGCAGCTCGCCGGCAAGAAGGCCACGGTGCTCGCCATCGACTGCCTGCCGCGCACCCTGAGTCGGGCGCAGAAGATGGATGCGCTCACCTCCACCGCCGGGGTTTCCGGCTACCGCGCGGTGATCGAGGCGGCCAACGCCTTCGGGCGCTTTTTCAACGGCCAGATCACTGCTGCGGGCAAGGTGCCGCCGGCGCGCGTCTTCATCGCCGGCGCCGGCGTCGCCGGTCTTGCGGCCATAGGCACGGCGGCCAATCTGGGCGCGGTGGTGCGCGCCAACGACACGCGCGCCGAAGTGGCCGACCAGGTCAAGTCGCTCGGCGGCGAGTTCGTCAAGGTCGACTACGAGGAAGAAGGCTCGGGCGGCGGCGGCTACGCCAAGGTGATGAGCGAGGGCTTTCAGGCCGCACAGCGCCAGATGTACGCCAGCGAGGTGAAGAGCGCCGACATCGTCATCACCACCGCGCTGATTCCGGGCAAGCCCGCGCCCAAGCTCATCACCGCCGAGATGGTGCAAAGCATGAAGCCCGGCAGCGTCATCGTCGACATGGCCGGCGAGCAGGGCGGCAATTGCGAGCTCACCGTGCCGGGCGAAGCCGTGGTGCGCCATGGCGTGACCATCATCGGCTACACCGACCTGGCTTCGCGCCTGGCGCGCCAGTCCTCCACGCTGTACGCGACCAATCTGCTGCGCCTGATGGAAGAGCTGTGCAAGGCCAAGGACGGCGTCGCCGTGGTCAACATGGAGGACGATGCGATCCGCGGCCTGACCGTGATCAAGGAGGGCGAGATCACCTGGCCCGCGCCGCCGCTCAAGCTTGCGCCGCCGCCCGCCCACAAGGCTGCGACGGCGCCGGCGCCCGAGAAGAAATCCGCCCACGGCAGCGGCGCGCCGATGTCGGGCAAGGCGCTCAGCATCGTCTTCGCGGTGCTGGCGCTGCTGTTCTGGGCCATTGGCGCCTACGCACCCGCGGCCTTCCTCGGGCACTTCACGGTCTTCGTGCTGGCCTGCTTCATCGGCTACATGGTGGTCTGGAACGTCACGCCCTCGCTGCACACGCCGCTCATGAGCGTGACCAACGCCATCTCCAGCATCATCGCCATCGGTGCGCTGATCCAGATCGCACCGCCCGGCATGGGGGAGAACGGCCGGCCCGACACGCTCATCCTCTGGCTGGCGTTTGCCGCGCTGGTGCTCACCGGCATCAACATGTTCGGCGGCTTTGCCGTCACCCGGCGCATGCTGGCGATGTTCCGCAAGTAA
- the pntB gene encoding Re/Si-specific NAD(P)(+) transhydrogenase subunit beta has protein sequence MSASLVTVAYLGAAILFILSLGGLSNPETSRRGNLLGMIGMTIAVLATVLGPRVHASGIAWIIAALVIGGGIGLWAARIVKMTQMPELIALMHSLVGLAACIVGFASYVDTSIQFAGAEKVIHEVEIYLGILIGAYTFSGSIIAFGKLSGKIGGKPVLLPARHWLNLVVLLVIVWLGKLFLAAPDAQAGMAPLLVMTVLALLLGVHMIMAIGGADMPVVISMLNSYSGWAAAATGFMLSNDLLIVTGALVGSSGAILSYIMCNAMNRNFVSVIAGGFGSGGGAAAAKKGDTSEPQGEVTPISAAETAELLRESKSVIIVPGYGMAVAQAQHTVFEITQTLRDKGVQVRFAIHPVAGRMPGHMNVLLAEAKVPYDIVMEMDEINEDFPDTDVAIVIGANDIVNPSAAEDPSSPIAGMPVLEVWKARTSIVMKRSMASGYAGVDNPLFYKDNNRMLFGDAKKMLDEVLAALKA, from the coding sequence ATGTCCGCAAGTCTCGTGACGGTGGCCTACCTGGGCGCCGCCATCCTCTTCATCCTGAGCCTGGGAGGGCTCTCCAACCCCGAAACGTCGCGCCGCGGCAACCTGCTGGGCATGATAGGCATGACGATCGCGGTGCTGGCCACGGTGCTGGGCCCGCGCGTGCACGCTTCGGGCATCGCCTGGATCATCGCCGCGCTGGTGATCGGCGGCGGCATAGGCTTGTGGGCCGCACGCATCGTCAAGATGACGCAGATGCCCGAGCTGATCGCGCTGATGCACAGCCTGGTGGGCCTGGCCGCGTGCATCGTGGGTTTTGCGAGCTACGTCGACACCTCGATCCAGTTCGCGGGCGCGGAGAAGGTCATCCATGAGGTGGAGATTTACCTCGGCATCCTGATCGGCGCCTACACCTTCTCGGGCTCCATCATTGCTTTCGGCAAGCTCTCGGGCAAGATCGGCGGCAAGCCCGTGCTGCTGCCCGCGCGCCACTGGCTCAACCTCGTCGTGCTGCTGGTCATCGTCTGGCTGGGCAAGCTGTTCCTGGCCGCGCCCGATGCGCAGGCGGGCATGGCGCCGCTGCTCGTGATGACGGTGCTGGCGCTGCTGCTGGGCGTGCACATGATCATGGCGATTGGCGGGGCGGACATGCCGGTCGTGATCTCCATGCTCAACAGCTATTCGGGCTGGGCAGCGGCGGCCACGGGCTTCATGCTGAGCAACGACTTGCTCATCGTCACCGGCGCGCTGGTGGGCTCCTCGGGCGCGATCCTCTCCTACATCATGTGCAACGCGATGAACCGCAACTTCGTCAGCGTGATCGCCGGCGGCTTTGGCTCGGGCGGCGGCGCGGCGGCGGCCAAGAAGGGCGACACCAGCGAGCCGCAAGGCGAAGTCACGCCGATCAGCGCCGCCGAGACCGCCGAGCTGCTGCGCGAATCCAAGAGCGTGATCATCGTGCCCGGCTACGGCATGGCGGTGGCCCAGGCGCAGCACACGGTGTTCGAGATCACGCAGACGCTGCGCGACAAGGGCGTGCAGGTGCGCTTTGCCATCCACCCGGTCGCGGGGCGCATGCCCGGCCACATGAACGTGTTGCTGGCCGAGGCCAAGGTGCCCTACGACATCGTCATGGAGATGGACGAGATCAACGAAGACTTCCCCGACACCGACGTGGCCATCGTCATCGGCGCCAACGACATCGTCAACCCCAGCGCGGCCGAGGACCCATCCAGTCCGATCGCCGGCATGCCGGTGCTTGAAGTCTGGAAGGCCAGAACCAGCATCGTGATGAAGCGCTCCATGGCCTCGGGCTACGCCGGCGTGGACAACCCCCTGTTCTACAAGGACAACAACCGCATGCTGTTTGGCGACGCGAAGAAAATGCTCGATGAGGTGTTGGCTGCCCTGAAGGCATGA